One Candidatus Tanganyikabacteria bacterium genomic window, CATGCGGACCATCGCTTCGTGCTCTTCGTCAACCCGAAGGATCCCGAGCGCGAGACCTGGACCGGGCGCCGGGCCGGGGTCGAGGGCGCCCTGGAGCGGTTCGGCGCGGACGCGGCATTCCCGCTCGATCAGATCGACGAGGTGCTCCCCAGCTACCTCGAGAACGAAAGCCGCCTCTTCTACCCGGTCGGGCATTGCGGCAACTTCGACGAGCGCGTCCTGGGCTGGCGGCGCCGCGTCCAGGCCAAGATCCGCACGGGCGTCTCGGCTCCCGACGTCATCCTCGATACGGCCGCCATCGCCCACGAGATGCGCCTGATCAAGGGCCCCGAAGAGGTCGAGCGCATGCGCCGCGCCGCGCAGATCGCCGCCGAGGCGCATTGCGAGATGATGAAACTCTCGGCCCCCGGGATGTACGAGTACGAATTCCAGGCGCAATGCGAGTACACCTTCCGGCGGCGGGGGGCGCAAGGGCCGTCGTACAACCCGATCTGCGGATCCGGTCCCAACACCTGCATCCTGCACTACAACGACAACGACCGGCAGGTGCGGGACGGCGACCTGGTGCTCATCGACGCCGGTTGCGAGTTCGACGGCTACGCGTCCGACATCACGCGCACCTTCCCCGCAAACGGCGTGTTCACGGCCGATCAGCGGGCCCTCTACGACCTGGTGCTGGCCGCGCAACTGGCCTGTATCGACCTGGTCGGGCCCGGCGTGCGCTTCCAGGACATCCACGACCTGGCCGTTCGCACGCTGGCCGAAGGCCTGGTGCGCCTGGGACTGCTGGAGGGGCCCGTGGACGAGGCCATCTCGTCGGAGCGCTACAAGCGGTTCTACATGCACAAGACCGGCCACTGGCTCGGCATGGACGTCCACGACGTGGGCAAGTACAAGATCGACGAAGAGTGGCGCACACTCGCGCCCGGGATGGTGCTCACGGTCGAACCGGGCCTTTACGTGCCCGCGGGGTCGGAGGGCGTCGATCCGCGGTGGTTCGACATGGGCATCCGCATCGAGGACGACGTGCTCGTGACCGAGACGGGCCACGAGGTGCTCTCGCGGGACGTCCCCAAGCAGGTCGAGGACATCGAGGCCCTGATGCGGCAGGGCGGCACCGTCACGGCAACGCCGCTGTTGCGATGAACGACGTCGGCGCCTTCCTTGTCGCGTCCGCGCGACCATGACCCACTCCGGCCTGACCGCGCTCGATCACCACCTGCTGGGGATCCTCGCGGACGGGGCCGCCTTCGGCTACCAGATCATCGAAAGGCTGGAGACCCGGCCGCACACCCTCGAGGTGGCGAACCTGGGCTCGGTGACCGTCTACCAGGCCCTGGCGGCGCTCGAGAAACGGGGCTGGGTCACGGTCTCCAAGCAGCAGGTGGGGACCAGCCAGCTGCGCGCGCAGTACGAGATCACCGAGGCGGGGCGCAACGCGCTCTGGCTGGCCACCGAGCAGGCCCTGCGCGATTTCCCCACGTCCTTCTCGTTCCGCCGGGGCCTCGCCTATGCGCACGTCCTGTCGCCGGGCATCCTGGCGAGCCGGCTACTCGTGGCGCGCGACGAGATGGCCGAGCGCCTGGCCAAGATCTCCGGCGCCGATCTGGCCGACGAGCCCCTGGTCAGGCAGTCGCTGATCGCCAACGAGCGCTCGTTGCTGCAAACCACGCTGGAGTGGCTGGGCGACCTGGCCGAGTCGCTGGAGGCGTCGGTCGCCGGAGAATTCGAGATCTAGCGCAAGCCGGATCGGACTACTTGCTGGCGACCTGCTGCCCGGCGACATCCAGCGGCGCGAAGATGTATCCCACACCGGGGTGCGCCCGCACGGGAGCCTGGTCCTCGGCCCCACCCAGCTTGGCGCGCAGGCGCTGGATGTGGGCGTCGACGACGCGCGTGTCGGCGTACTGCGCGACGCGGTAGCCCCAGACCTGGTGAAGCAGTTCCGACCGCGTGAACGGCCGGCCGGGATGGAGCGCGAGGACGCGCAGCAGCTTGTACTCCATGCGCGTCAGGCGCAGGATCTGGTCGCCCTTGCGGATCCAGCAGTTGCGCAGGTCGAACACCCAGTCGCCCCGGAACTCGATGGCGTCGGCCAGCAACCGGTCGGAGACGGGATCGGCCAGGATCGCCGAGATCCGCGCTTCCAGCTCGCGCGGCGAGAAGGGCTTGAGCATGTAGTCGTCGGCCCCGGCGGACAGCGCCTCCAGCCTATCGCCGATCTCGGCCCTGGCGGTAAGCATCACGACGGGCGTGAGCAGGGTCTGGCGCAGGGTGCGCAGGACATCCAGGCCGTCGCGCCGCGGCAGCATGATGTCGAGCACGATGAGGTCCGGCTGGGAGTTGTAGGCCAGATCGAGGCCCGTGGAGCCGTCGAGGGCGCTGAGCACGTCGTGCCCGGCCAGACGCAGCCGCATTCCCAGCACCTGCTGGAGGCCCGCGTCGTCGTCTACCACCAGCACTATAAACTTCTTCATATCCAAACCTATCTTGACGCCTGGAAACGACGCGGCGTCAAGTGGGTTTTCCCACTATTCCGGCAATCCTGCGCGAGACTTCAGCTATCGCGAAAGCGGCGCGGCATCAGGCGCAGCAAGGCGAGGACGTCGGAGAGCCCGGCCTGGCCGGACAGGATGAGGAAGAGCTTGCGAGCGATGCCCAGCCGGGTCGGCGTGTACGGGTACCACCAGAGCTCGTGCGGCGCCTTCTCGGCGTCGATCAGGATGGTCTTGGGGTGGACCAATTCGCGCACGGCCAGGTGGGAGCCGGTGCAGCCATGGCCGCTCAGCTTGCGGCCGCCCCACGGGGCGAAGGGCATCGGTCCGGTGAAGCACGCGTTGTTGACGATCGCGACGCCGACCTCCAGTTGCGCGGCCAGGCGCTCGCCCAGCTCCAGGTCGCGGGTCCAGATGCTCGCCGAGAGTCCGAGGTCCGACGCGTTGGCCTTGCGCACGGCTTCCGCGGCGTCGGCTACCGGCACGATGGCCACCGCCGGCCCGAAGGTCTCGCGGGTGAGCAGGTCGCACTCCTCGGGGGCCGCGACGACCACCGTGGCCTGGTAGCCGAGATCGGTCTCGCCTGGCGCACCGCCGCACAGGACCTTGGCGCCCGCCGCGCGGGCCTGGTCGACCTGGTGCGCCACGTTGTCGCGCTGGCGGGGCGTGCGCAGGGGCAGCATGGCCCACGGGCCCTCGGTACTCACTTGCAGCTTCCTGGCGGCCTCCGCGAACCGCGCGGTGAAGGCCTCGGCGACGCTTTGCGCGACGTAGATCCGCTCGACCGCCGAGCAGTTCTGGCCCGCTGTATGGAACTTGGCCCACAAGATGCCATTGATCGCCCGGTCCAGATCCGCATCCGCCAGGACGATCGCGGCGGCCTTGCCGCCTAGTTCCAGCGAGCAGGTGATCAGGCGCTCGGCGCAGCGGGAAGCCACCTTCCGCCCGGTCTCGCCGCTGCCGGT contains:
- a CDS encoding response regulator: MKKFIVLVVDDDAGLQQVLGMRLRLAGHDVLSALDGSTGLDLAYNSQPDLIVLDIMLPRRDGLDVLRTLRQTLLTPVVMLTARAEIGDRLEALSAGADDYMLKPFSPRELEARISAILADPVSDRLLADAIEFRGDWVFDLRNCWIRKGDQILRLTRMEYKLLRVLALHPGRPFTRSELLHQVWGYRVAQYADTRVVDAHIQRLRAKLGGAEDQAPVRAHPGVGYIFAPLDVAGQQVASK
- a CDS encoding aminopeptidase P N-terminal domain-containing protein; protein product: MNEVFARRRAHFMQQMGDGVAIIPTHPIPIRSNDVDYPYRPDSTFWYLTGFKEPDAVAVLCPGHADHRFVLFVNPKDPERETWTGRRAGVEGALERFGADAAFPLDQIDEVLPSYLENESRLFYPVGHCGNFDERVLGWRRRVQAKIRTGVSAPDVILDTAAIAHEMRLIKGPEEVERMRRAAQIAAEAHCEMMKLSAPGMYEYEFQAQCEYTFRRRGAQGPSYNPICGSGPNTCILHYNDNDRQVRDGDLVLIDAGCEFDGYASDITRTFPANGVFTADQRALYDLVLAAQLACIDLVGPGVRFQDIHDLAVRTLAEGLVRLGLLEGPVDEAISSERYKRFYMHKTGHWLGMDVHDVGKYKIDEEWRTLAPGMVLTVEPGLYVPAGSEGVDPRWFDMGIRIEDDVLVTETGHEVLSRDVPKQVEDIEALMRQGGTVTATPLLR
- a CDS encoding aldehyde dehydrogenase family protein, encoding MQTHADAQAAAAEVQAAAADARAAQPAWRAMGFRRRGLALGKARARFVAERNAIVAAMAAEHGKSEAETYFVELLVSFDLFDYWLDNAEKLLAPEMLPLDPVKFPAKRGKIVYEPKGLIGVISTWNYPINLPLRSLIPALMAGNAVLYKPSEHAVAAGEILERIFRDALPPGVLQTVRGAGDVGAEVVDAVDHVCFTGSGETGRKVASRCAERLITCSLELGGKAAAIVLADADLDRAINGILWAKFHTAGQNCSAVERIYVAQSVAEAFTARFAEAARKLQVSTEGPWAMLPLRTPRQRDNVAHQVDQARAAGAKVLCGGAPGETDLGYQATVVVAAPEECDLLTRETFGPAVAIVPVADAAEAVRKANASDLGLSASIWTRDLELGERLAAQLEVGVAIVNNACFTGPMPFAPWGGRKLSGHGCTGSHLAVRELVHPKTILIDAEKAPHELWWYPYTPTRLGIARKLFLILSGQAGLSDVLALLRLMPRRFRDS
- a CDS encoding helix-turn-helix transcriptional regulator; the encoded protein is MTHSGLTALDHHLLGILADGAAFGYQIIERLETRPHTLEVANLGSVTVYQALAALEKRGWVTVSKQQVGTSQLRAQYEITEAGRNALWLATEQALRDFPTSFSFRRGLAYAHVLSPGILASRLLVARDEMAERLAKISGADLADEPLVRQSLIANERSLLQTTLEWLGDLAESLEASVAGEFEI